One genomic region from Chelmon rostratus isolate fCheRos1 chromosome 11, fCheRos1.pri, whole genome shotgun sequence encodes:
- the elovl5 gene encoding elongation of very long chain fatty acids protein 5 produces the protein METFNHKLNTYLESWMGPRDQRVRGWLLLDNYPPTFALTVMYLLIVWLGPKYMKHRQPYSSRGLLVLYNLGLTLLSFYMVYELVTAVWHGGYNFYCQDTQSAQEVDNKIINVLWWYYFSKLIEFMDTFFFILRKNNHQITFLHIYHHASMLNIWWFVMNWVPCGHSYFGASLNSFVHVVMYSYYGLSAIPAMRPYLWWKKYITQLQLVQFFLTMSQTICAVIWPCGFPMGWLYFQISYMVTLIFLFSNFYIQTYKKHSPSLRKEHQNGSPASTNGHANGTPSMERTAHNKLRVD, from the exons ATGGAGACCTTCAATCATAAACTGAACACCTACTTAGAGTCATGGATGGGTCCAAGAG ATCAGCGGGTTCGGGGATGGCTACTGCTCGACAACTACCCACCAACCTTTGCACTCACAGTCATGTACCTTCTGATCGTATGGTTGGGGCCCAAGTACATGAAGCACAGGCAGCCGTACTCCAGCAGAGGCCTCCTGGTGCTCTACAATCTGGGCCTCACACTCTTGTCCTTCTACATGGTCTATGAG CTTGTTACCGCTGTGTGGCATGGTGGCTACAACTTCTACTGCCAGGACACTCAGAGTGCACAGGAAGTGGATAATAAG ATCATAAATGTCCTGTGGTGGTACTACTTCTCCAAGCTCATCGAGTTCATGGACACCTTTTTCTTCATACTAcgaaaaaataatcatcagatcaCCTTTCTTCACATCTACCACCACGCTAGCATGCTGAATATCTGGTGGTTCGTTATGAACTGGGTACCCTGCGGCCATT CGTACTTTGGTGCTTCCCTAAACAGCTTTGTCCACGTCGTGATGTATTCTTACTACGGCCTCTCAGCCATCCCAGCCATGCGGCCGTATCTTTGGTGGAAGAAGTACATTACACAGTTACAGCTG GTCCAGTTCTTTTTAACAATGTCCCAGACAATATGCGCAGTCATATGGCCATGTGGCTTCCCCATGGGATGGCTGTACTTCCAAATAAGTTACATGGTCACgctcattttccttttctcaaACTTCTACATTCAG ACTTACAAGAAGCACAGTCCTTCTCTAAGGAAGGAGCACCAGAACGGCTCTCCTGCATCGACAAACGGGCACGCAAATGGGACGCCATCTATGGAGCGCACTGCACACAACAAACTGAGGGTGGATTGA
- the fbxo9 gene encoding F-box only protein 9 has product MAEENTDIGGTIEDEDEGSDDPNLQVQLKVFRAKWMSELKLSSGASGMSDRLLKTKGLRKTQEIAREEKATELFLRAVQEEQNGAVYEAIKFYRMAMQLDPDIEFKINYSRPPDADRGGENYMQDNDVDSEIEEDLLAYFEQELTLEGSFPKICIPELDVTQMHISALPREILMYIFRWVVSSDLDMRALEQLSLVCRGFYICARDPEIWHLACVRVWGRNCTKVLPFKSWREMFLRRPRVRFDGVYISKTSYIRQGEESLDGFYRAWHHVEYYRYLRFFPDGQVIMLTTPEDPLAVVPRLRVRNNRMDSALFGHFRLSQETDNQTKVFAVVCKKKEEKAAEFQRSRFCRRNPPPDAEHSFHVGLQLTSGGRQSFSKLVWIHHSCHITYKLTGETVVTAFDLDRMYTPFLFARVKSYTALSEQPL; this is encoded by the exons GAGCAAGTGGAATGAGTGACCGACTGCTGAAAACTAAAGGTCTGAGGAAGACACAAGAAATTGCTCGAGAGGAAAAA GCCACAGAGCTGTTCTTGAGAGCTGTTCAAGAAGAACAGAATGGAGCTGTCTATGAGG CTATCAAGTTCTATCGCATGGCTATGCAGCTTGATCCTGACATTGAGTTTAAAATCAACTACAGCCGTCCTCcagatgcagacagaggtggagaaaaCTA CATGCAGGACAATGATGTTGATAGTGAGATTGAGGAGGATCTGCTTGCCTACTTTGAGCAGGAGCTCACTCTGGAAGGCTCCTTTCCAAAGATCTGCATCCCTGAGTTGGACGTGACTCAAATGCACATTTCAG CCTTGCCGCGTGAAATCCTGATGTACATATTTCGTTGGGTTGTGTCGAGTGATCTGGACATGCGAGCCCTGGAGCAGCTCTCTTTAGTTTGCCGTGGGTTTTACATTTGTGCAAG gGACCCTGAGATTTGGCATTTAGCCTGTGTAAGAGTGTGGGGACGGAACTGCACAAAAGTTCTACCCTTCAAATCCTGGAGAGAGATGTTTCTGCGAAGGCCACGTGTCCGTTTTGATG GTGTCTATATCAGCAAGACATCCTACATTCGTCAAGGAGAGGAATCACTGGATGGATTTTACAGGGCTTGGCACCACGTTGAGTACTACAG GTACCTCCGGTTCTTCCCTGATGGCCAAGTCATCATGCTGACCACCCCTGAGGACCCTCTGGCTGTTGTCCCTCGCTTGCGTGTTAGGAACAACAG AATGGATTCTGCTCTGTTCGGTCATTTCCGTCTGTCACAGGAGACAGACAATCAAACCAAAGTCTTTGCTGTTGTCTgcaagaaaaaagaggag AAAGCGGCCGAGTTTCAAAGGAGCCGGTTCTGCAGGCGGAACCCACCTCCGGATGCTGAACACAGCTTCCATGTGGGACTGCAACTGACCTCTGGGGGGCGTCAGAGTTTCAGTAAGCTGGTGTGGATCCATCACTCCTGTCACATCACTTACAA GCTGACTGGGGAAACGGTTGTCACAGCGTTTGACCTGGACAGGATGTACACACCCTTCCTGTTTGCACGTGTGAAGAGTTACACTGCTTTGTCTGAGCAGCCTCTTTAA